One Lepisosteus oculatus isolate fLepOcu1 chromosome 4, fLepOcu1.hap2, whole genome shotgun sequence genomic window, gtaaattttacatttcatatattataaagtgcttttaattGTAAAGGTTCACAAAGGGCTTCAAGTATTGGAGGGGACCCATTTCATCCACCACTGCCTGGGTTGAGCTGAGGTGAGGCTGCACAGGAGGAGTGAGAAATCTCTTCACTGAGGGAAACAAGGAAGACATTTAGGGAAAACAGACTCTACAAGCCCAGAGTGAGAGATATCTAAGTCATCAGGGGTCAGAACCCTACTCCTGCTCAcagccatgggatctttaatgtcCCAGTGAACAGAACTCCAGTTTAATGCGCCCGCAGAAGATCAGCAGTATCTCCACTCACCAAACCGAGGCATCGGTTTCCTGACCAGATTGAAGGGCGCCATCTTCTGCTCCACCAGCACCTCTCCCACCGGTAACCTGGCTTACTTACTCTCCCATTCCAACCAGACCCGGCCTCGCTGAGCTTCGGAGGGTCAGCCAGATCAGTATACACGCTGATAACACTGGTGCCATACGAGACGTGCTCGCGCCTCAGGCTTAGCAAGTGAGACCCAGCAGAGGTGAGAAGCAGAAGTAGTAGTGTTGGCTTTTTTAGATAAGGATCATCACATAACATCCTTGAAAATGAGATGCGTttacataatacataatacataacACATAACATAATACATAACCATATGTATGTATGCACTATTTCTGAGTGCATACATATATATGGTTATGTATTACTAAGAATTTGAGAATAACCTTTGAGAAAATATACCCACAAAGACTGCTCCCCCTCCGAACAAACAGTGTAGCTATAGTAGGTcctgtcaaattaaaaaaaaaaattgcgaACCAAATGGCATAGTCTTTTGCAGTTAATCAAGAAattcacaaatatttattagtGGTCTGTTTTCACCCTATGTGGTTGTAGTATGGTAtagcaaaaaaataatctgaaaaggGTCAAAGGGACAAACACGGAAAAGCAAATGTATGAGATTGTGCTCTGTGAGGATGTGTATGTGTGCATGCCGGTGAAGCTTGTTGTAGCAACAGCCGTCTCTAGGGACAAGCGGTATACAGATTGGGTGGAAACAAACACCAAGCTGCTGCAGCCTCCTGTTAAACACGGCGGAGGGCGCAGGGATGTGAAATTCTGCGGTCGACAGCACCAGGAGACAGGCTGGCGCAGGTACCAGGCATGTTCTCTCTGCCGTAACAGCGCTAAGTTCATTGATTCAATTGCTGATGATCTTCCTCTATAAGAAAAGTCTCCCTTAATAAGGGTTGCTAAAAGGTAATGATATTTTGGATTTGTATTTCTTCTGACTGccattttaatatgtattttaatgcaTTAGTAAAGTCCGTATGCAGTTCACTTTTGTAATACCGATCAAAATGCTGTAGTAGTGTTATTATGGAGGTAGTTGTTATGATAAAGCTGCTGTCTTTGAGCGATGTTATACAAAGGAAATCAATACAGTGGAATTGTTTTGCAATTGTATTGAACTGACTCTGGGTGATACAGGCAATTTAATTCTAATCAACTGAATGTAGTTAcgtatttgtaaaatgtttgtggggaaaaaaacatttgtgaatgTGACGTAGATATCGTTTGTCTTACATGTCTAAATACATGGAGTAGTTTGTTTTGATATTATTTTCTGGGCGAATGCATACTGTATTGTGTTGAGTTAACCGATGAAAGCAGCGGGATGGTCAAGTTTCTGTCTCAATCTCATTCTGCTTTGGATCAGCCTGGGACAGCAATGGACTCGTCGCGCCAGCGTGAATCCCAGCTGGGTCCGGAAAACGGGACCATCTGGACCTTCTCCCCGTCCGGGCTGTCCCCCGTATCTGAACTGTCCGCCGGTCTGGGAGATCTGGACTGTCAGGACAGGTGCGAGAGCCGGGGAGGTACAGTAGTTGCAGAGTGCAAtacacaccatttaaacacgaagtctgttttattttcactgacTAAAAATAGCATTTCCGAAATCttaatacagtattaaattGATGTCTGTCTTTTTAAAGCCAATAAAACGTCATATTTCTTGGCGTAACATGGGAATCTATTCAACTACGAATGTTATTTTTAAGCAAATCTTTGGAATTAATacgaatgtattattttattaattcagcaCCACCCCTCGCCGAAGACTGTGGCAGTCCCCCGAGCAGCTGGGCTGCAGCCCGGCCCCACAGAGCGAGGTTTCCGCGGAGACGCAGACGCCGACAGGTTCGGACTCGCTGCTCGGGTTTAATTGGAAGCGTGGCTTCTTCTGTCTCAAATATCTGGTCATCTGTGTACGGTGACCACAGACACGACCACAGCACGACCACAGACAGAAAACAAGGTTAAAAATGGCTTAAGAGCTCTATGTAATGCAGTTccacagtaatatttttttttcatcttaacATTCTTGCTGTATCTGATATAAACACAATATCCTTACTAATTTGGTAGCTCCACTGTGATTGTATACTGCTAAAACCTTAACTGCTTCTTAAGGTTTTCCTAAGATATTTCACTAATGAAAGGTCTGAGATAAAATGATTCTAGAAGTATCCTTCTAATTCAGATTCACTAATTTGAAGAACCATTTTATCCACCAACCTTTTCTCTTTCCCCCAGAAGAGACATGGGGCGCAGAGAGCCGAGAGAGGTAAGCAGACAGGAACCCAGCCAGGGAGTATAGTTCATTTTTACTGCATTTTACTGCAGTGGCCTGCTACCCCATGTATGTATTTGAACTGTGTGTACAAGACACTGATGTGTTAACAGCCATTTTCCCTGCTTTTACCTTCCAGCACTGCCACTATAGTTGACTGTACTGGATCATGGGAATATCATGGAAAACTACAGTAGGCCCCACTAAGACACTTCAAATCCTTTGGAAGTTATTGCAAATTCTATTAAATCTAGACATAACCCAATATAGAGCAATcttaaaagctttatttttaatttgtttgtcTGGGGATTAGACCCAAAACAGTTTACACCTGTACCCATTAATTCGACTGAGCATTTTGCTATAGAGAAGTACAGCAGTACCTCGCTCAATGCTAAAACGTCAGTGCCCTGCCTGGCATCTGAGCCCATATCCTTCCAGTCTAGAACTCCAGCTCCTACTCCACACTCTGCTTTTCTATTAAAGTCTAATTAtgaggtttctttttttttctctgcagatGGGCTTCTCCAAAGTCCTCTCTTTCTAGTGTGGTAAGGTCCTTTTCTGCTGTGTTAAGAGACTTTGCAAGCTGTGCAAGCTGTGCCTGGCAGCTCAATGTGTTGTTCTGCCCATCTGCAGAGGAGGAGCTCCGGAAGAAGCAGAgtcaagaagaaagaaaatgactccattgaaaataaagaaaacgtGAGACACCTTTATGGGCTAGGAGGGTTAAAAGATAGAATACAGACTACAAGGTTCTAAAAACACATAAAGACACAGggattaaaaaacaacagatacTAGAATTCTGAATTCACAAACTAGATCATGATATCAGTCAAGACTTTTCTTTTGTCTTCTACTGTATTAGGTAACCATCAGTTTATCTTGATTTTATCAGCCACAGTTTAAAGGATCATACCACACAATGTTGATTAAACATTCTCCAACCAtttaatcatatttttaaaattttcatttaaattagtaGGCACAGTtatatattgttaaaaagaCCTTCTTACCCTGGCTTCTCCTTCACATTCTTTTCTGTATTACACAAGCTTTGTCTTTACTGTAGTGAGTGTTAAGTGTCTCCGTTCATGCTGTGAGCATCTGTGATGAACATTCGGGTCATGATGCACAAAAGGGATCACTGCAAGTCTCCCAGCAAAGTGAAGGGGAGAGATGACTGTTCCCCTCACTGTGGACTGTTACACTGCAGGCCCGGAAGCGACTGCGAGTCAAGCTGTCCAGCCTGTTTCCCAGCCCAGCAGAGGCAGGAGGGAGACGGGACCCGAGTTCACAAGCCGAGGAGAACAGCGGTCAGGGGGACCAGCAGCCGCCAGCGCACAGAGTGAGACACAGAGCTCTGCTGAAAACCCCAAGATCACtgaagacaatgatcccaaccAGAGCCATTACATTGCACTGAATTACTTTGTGCGAAGGCTCTAACGCAGGAATGAACAACTCCAGTCTTTAGAGACTAGAGTCCTACAGGAATGTTTCAATTAGCAAATGACCTAAAATAAGTAATTAGTTTGAGTAACCCAAAGGAATTAAATCCTGAACTAAAATCACTGGTTGGGAGATGCAGGATCACTCTGTTACAACtagaaagacatttcattgcatgcaactactgctgcacgctgtattgctGTGCATTtgctaaataaactttgattgattgagtgATTGATTGAGTGATTGATTGAAAAGCGTGCTTTCTTGATGAGAGATGGAAGAAAGCACAACTCAATTCATTTACTTCTTACAAAGTCTCAGATCTGCTGCAGGTGGTCATGGAAGCACATGTTGGCTCTACAGGAGCAACAGGGATGGATGAACATTTAGGATGAACATTTAGTAAGAAATAATCTCCAAGCACAAAGGAAGGCTGTTTAACAGGAATTTAAGGTGTCTGCCACATTTTAAACATCCAAACAGCCccacacttaaaaaaaacacaagatgcCTGAAATATGACctgttttatgtattaataataagACATATGCTGTGCTTACacatacctacagtacctgtatgaCATTTAAAATGGTCTTTTTGTCCTCTGCAGACCGTGTTTCCTCTCTGGGGTCTTCAGTCAGGCTGCTGGGCGCCTGCCTTGGACATCCCACACTCTGCTATTCAAGACAGAAACCTGATTGGAGACTTCAGCAAAGTTAGCAATTCTCAGTGCTAAGTGGAGACTGTGTGGAGTATTCATGAACTACAGTAGCAATTCAGTCACAGGATTGTTTGAAAAGCTTGATATTGTGTGGAGAAGTTCACTTTTCTGGATCTATGATGTTGAAGCATAGTTGCAGTTTTCTATGTAACATGCTTTCTTGCTTGGCATCTTATTAAAGAGTGGTTATGCTGAGCAAACTTAGTGGTAGAAGATTCTGATGAACCTTCCACAGCAGAGCGCTGCCCCGATCACAAAGTACTGCCCTTACAATTTTGTAAGCAGAGTATGTATTTCTCTGAGCCAAAGCCGCTGTCCTTAAACTGTCCTCGGTGTGTTGTTTCTGTCCCAGCCGGCGCAGTCAGATGTGGCAGACTGCTAAGACAATAAGTATAGGAAATAAAAGATTTCTTAATGGAAAGAAATATGGCTTTGAAGATATGCAAGTGCGGAGTGCGTTTCTCACTAGTCctctgtttgttgtgttttaacaGCCTCATCTCTTCGCGAGGGAGAAAGGAGAGCACCAGGACCTTCAGTACGTTTCTGGGCAGACAGTGAGTAACACTATTCACCCCTACTCTCCTGTCACAGCTTCCTTTAACAAGACTTTCGTGAAACACTACAATGCAGGGCCTAGCGATCTGCAAGTGTAACAGACACAGTCAACTCAAGCATCATTGGCACCCTTCATGAAATTGAGCAAAACTGAAtgcataaaataaacaacacataCAATGAGTCATGGTTTGGGCTCAATCAGATGGGGAAGCtgtatgcttttattttaacacgaacatttttcgaacacaaaacattttattgagcGGTacaatttttttctgcaaaacgAATGTGGAATATTTACACAGGACAATTATGGAAGTGAGGGCATAGAAGGAACTGAAACACGTACGTCCTGCATCCTGGACGCCTGAATGACACCCGAGTCTCACCATATTGAGCTGCGCATGGTATTCCCGTATTGTCCTGCAGGTGGCGTCTCTGCTCCTAGGAGAGTACAGCACTGCAGTGAGGAGCTTCCTCATTGTTGACTGCCGCTACCCTTACGAGTACCAGGGCGGACACATAAAGGTATACCTGGGACTCTCTCCACATTTCTGTACCACCTTTCCCTATTTACTTTACGTAGAAAGAGAGATAGATACAAACCGAAAAGAAAGACCAAACAAGTTTTGTTGAAAAATACGTTTGCCATGAGTACATGGCAGTGCTGAGATGACTAATCAAAAAGAAATGAGGTGGAAAACATTAACAATACTAACAATCAGTATAAATTCAGATGAGCTGTGGTTCGTAGTAATAAATTTGATATAGCAATGAATTAAAGCCTAATACTTTTGACGGTTAATAATGAAGTgagtaaaataatgaaaaaaagatcacatgggcttctcttttcagcattgaataaacctattacttgtccccTAGCAAGAATTAGGTGAGTTACCCATGATCTGAACTACAGTAGCTGGGATCAGATGAGTTACCCAGCTCTGAACTACAGTAGCAGGGGTCAGATGAGTTACCCAGCTCTGAACTACAGTAGCTGAGATCAGATGTTACCCTTGATATGAACTACAGTAGCAGGGGTCAGATGAGTTACCCAGCTCTGGACTAGCTGGGATCAGGGGAGCGACACGTTCACTGAAGAGCATGTGGTGTCTGTGCTGCCTGTTCTTACAGGGAGCTGTAAACCTGCATAGTGAAGCTCAGGTGGAGGCCGCCCTGCTCCATGAGGAGGTGCTCTCCAGGCTGTCGCCCACAGTCCCGTCTCCCGATCGTCCATCGGCGACAGGCCACCATCCGGACTGCGGCACCCGCCCGGAGGGTGTCTCCCCGGGGGCCGCCTTACAGAGCTCCTGCGTGGGAACTTGGGCTCCAACCGGCTCCTCTCCCCGCAGACTGCTGATCTTTCACTGCGAGTTCTCCTCAGAGCGTGGGCCCTGGCTGTATGTCTAACCCCTGTGTATAGAACATCCCCTGCTTCGCTTGTGCAATTGCGGCACCCAAAAATGCCAGCTGCTTCTGCATTCGTGTATCTGCAGTTGGTATGTACTTAACCTCTTCACATTTGTCTTGTTGCCAGTTGTCGTTACCTTCGAAAGATGGACAGGAGGCTCAATGCTTATCCCCGGCTTTTCTACCCGGAGCTGTACGTTCTGGCGGGAGGCTACAAGGAGTTCTACTCCCATTTCGAGGTAAAACGGGGAACCTCAAGTTGAACCTGAACAGAGACAAAGTCAAATGTAAATAGAATTCCACGAGATCAAAATCCTGTCGTTAAACACTTCAACTCAAAAgtaacagtactgtacataggtaTGTTTTCCTGCTCATAAGACTTTTTTTATTAGTGTAAAGAATTCAGGTTAAATGTGATTTACTTTTACTTATAAGCTGTAATTAGTCCTGaatttgaaaacattcttaAGAGTTACTGGCAGACATTAGCGGCGATTACAAAAAGTGGAACGTGTAGCAATCTAAAATTGTAGCAATAGTTTCCTCTTCTATTACACAACAGGGAGGAGTACAGCTGAAGAGCAGAGCTCAGTGTTGTGTATGTAACTGACCCAGAATCATGAATAATTCACTGTATTCCAACGCTCCGAAATGGTTATTCTCCGCAGAGCCTCTGTGAGCCCTGCAGCTATGTGCCAATGCTCCAGGAAGAATTCAGCGATCAGATGCACAGATACCGGCGCAAGAGGCGGACACGGCCAACACAGTTTGGGACGAAGCAACTTCTGCAATAAATTCTATAAAACCGAGTTGTGACGGAGTCTTTTTACAACATGGGTGTAAAACTCCACACCTATAGTGTCCGTTTGTCTTTGTTCCAGCTTTAGTGATCAGACTAAACACGTGACTATCTGGAACGAAAGCCACAAGACCTAGGTGTCGGGGATCCGGCAGGTAGTTCTCTCGCTGTTCTTGTACGTAGCCGTGAATTCTGCGGGATGCAGAGGCAAAACAACCCAAAATCGTAATCCAGAGGCAAGGTCGAGAGGCGAAGCCGGAGATCAGCCGAGACAAACCGAGAAGCCAATCCAAGAGACGAGATCAAAAGGGAAAGGTTAAGTCCAAAAACCGGGAAATCCAGCAAGAAAATAACGCACGCTAGAAAACTCTTAAGGAGGCTTTTCAATAGTGAGCAAGGCTTGGTgcgtgagggaactttaaatagtGAAGGGAGAGGGCCGTGGTTGGATAATGGGTTCAGGAGCGAGAATCTGTGGACTCTGGTGCCTGTGAGAATGGGATGGGTTCAGTTAGGAATGAGAACGTGAAAcggtgggtttgggaatgtagTGGGGTTTGCGAGGGGCACGTGTGGGACGTGACACCAGGTCGGGAAACTAGTTTGACACCCCTGATTTTTAGAACCACTGAATGAACTGACAAGTTGGGCTTGAGGAAAATTGGAATTCATTCTACAAAATCTCACTGTTCTTGCTCTTCTCCAGCCACAGGCTGTGGGACTCTGAAGACAGACTGTCACCAACCAGCCCTGCATCAAACTGTAGGTGAAGTCAACCTTGGCTTTACCGAGCCTCTGCCGAAGTTTGAGCCAGCCACACCAGCTGCTGTTGTCAATATAAATACTGAGATTTCAATTTTGTAAGCAGTGTATTCGTTTTCTGACCGAAATATGAGGCCTTCACACCCCAGATGGCCCAAAACACATGTGAATTTCCTCCGATCATCAGTAGGGAGCTCGTCCCCACATTACAgaagtccatccattttctaaccgttttgtccaattcagggtcacaggggaagcaatgggtgcaagacaggatacaccctggacaggaggccagtccaacacactcacaccagggccagttttaccagaagccagttaaccttccagtatgtctttagaatgtggaaggaaacccaGGTGAACACGgagaggacatacagtacaacctcCACACAGATCCGAGGTCCAGATTTGACTCCGGGGACCCAGCGCTGTAAGACAGAAACGCAAACCACTGAATTGCACAAATATTTCCTTACAAATAATTTACACGAGAACATAAACAAGATTACAAATGACAGACAATGCCAGGCCATTCGGACCATCTAACCATGACCAAGCCTTTAAGA contains:
- the cdc25d gene encoding cell division cycle 25 homolog d; this encodes MDSSRQRESQLGPENGTIWTFSPSGLSPVSELSAGLGDLDCQDSTTPRRRLWQSPEQLGCSPAPQSEVSAETQTPTEETWGAESRERWASPKSSLSSVRRSSGRSRVKKKENDSIENKENARKRLRVKLSSLFPSPAEAGGRRDPSSQAEENSGQGDQQPPAHRTVFPLWGLQSGCWAPALDIPHSAIQDRNLIGDFSKPHLFAREKGEHQDLQYVSGQTVASLLLGEYSTAVRSFLIVDCRYPYEYQGGHIKGAVNLHSEAQVEAALLHEEVLSRLSPTVPSPDRPSATGHHPDCGTRPEGVSPGAALQSSCVGTWAPTGSSPRRLLIFHCEFSSERGPWLCRYLRKMDRRLNAYPRLFYPELYVLAGGYKEFYSHFESLCEPCSYVPMLQEEFSDQMHRYRRKRRTRPTQFGTKQLLQ